From a single Sphingomonas sp. IW22 genomic region:
- a CDS encoding flagellin: MIVVIFLFPLESGIPVLLLITGKTCRYRQCFSAPVFRARAGFINNPRARPDSRPIFFLKPRLSRSFSCLAARNPGSSMGGWTGGSGEWRSTMTVIGTNIGSLRAANASQRADDMLRTSMERLSTGKRINSAKDDAAGLAIANRMTSQVKSMSVAIRNANDGISLAQTAEGAMSEVTNMLQRMKELATQSANGTLKASDRTSLQAEMNQLVAEIDNVAKTTSFNGVNLLDGSQGSIKLQTGIEADQTISMNMVDMRSEQLDLSKTTAAVADGYALDLNELTGAMAIKVNGVSVDANTNAVDAAKLISNGDVTATASNELSIAYTAPSGAAASITINGVAVALADGDDLNAAVTKINATLAAQGGQALTVEADGGNIKLSSKGESIQITTADDAVFTAVTNTAGDPVEDAAGDPIDLSAGYSQKGTITLEATSGQISVEDGVEGGSTNLVALGITDTLENARSISISSQEAAGDALATIDAALDKVTAGRGDLGAVQNRLQSTVNNLTTTATNLTDARSRIEDTDFSTETTALAKAQILSQASTAMLAQANQSQQGVMSLLR, encoded by the coding sequence ATGATCGTCGTCATTTTTCTGTTCCCCCTTGAGTCGGGGATACCCGTCCTATTGTTAATCACGGGTAAAACTTGCCGTTACCGGCAATGTTTTTCCGCTCCTGTATTCCGGGCGCGCGCGGGATTTATAAATAACCCCCGCGCGAGACCGGATTCCCGCCCAATCTTTTTCCTAAAGCCCCGGCTTTCCCGGTCGTTCTCCTGTTTGGCTGCTCGAAACCCAGGATCATCAATGGGGGGATGGACGGGCGGTTCGGGTGAATGGAGATCGACTATGACCGTTATCGGAACCAATATCGGCTCGCTGCGGGCGGCCAACGCATCCCAGCGCGCGGACGACATGCTGCGGACCAGCATGGAGCGTCTGTCGACCGGCAAGCGAATCAACTCGGCAAAGGACGACGCCGCCGGCCTGGCGATCGCCAACCGCATGACCAGCCAGGTGAAGTCGATGAGCGTTGCGATCCGCAACGCCAATGACGGCATTTCGCTCGCCCAGACGGCGGAAGGCGCGATGAGCGAAGTCACCAACATGCTTCAGCGCATGAAGGAACTGGCCACCCAGTCGGCCAACGGCACCCTGAAAGCCAGCGACCGTACGTCGTTGCAGGCCGAGATGAACCAGCTGGTCGCCGAAATCGACAACGTCGCAAAGACCACGTCGTTCAACGGCGTGAACCTGCTGGATGGTTCGCAGGGTTCGATCAAGCTCCAGACCGGAATCGAGGCGGACCAGACCATTTCGATGAATATGGTCGATATGCGGAGTGAACAGCTGGACCTGTCGAAGACCACCGCAGCCGTTGCCGATGGCTATGCCCTCGATCTGAACGAGCTGACCGGCGCGATGGCGATCAAGGTCAACGGCGTGAGCGTGGATGCCAACACCAATGCGGTTGATGCGGCCAAGCTGATTTCGAACGGCGATGTTACGGCGACCGCTTCCAACGAACTCTCCATCGCTTACACCGCTCCGTCGGGCGCTGCAGCTTCGATCACGATCAACGGGGTGGCAGTTGCTCTTGCTGACGGCGACGATCTCAACGCTGCGGTGACCAAGATCAATGCTACTCTCGCGGCGCAGGGCGGTCAGGCCCTGACTGTCGAAGCGGATGGCGGCAACATCAAGCTGAGCTCGAAGGGCGAGAGCATCCAGATTACCACCGCTGACGACGCAGTCTTTACCGCTGTGACGAACACCGCGGGCGATCCGGTCGAAGATGCCGCCGGTGACCCTATCGATCTGTCCGCTGGCTATTCGCAAAAGGGCACGATCACCCTTGAGGCCACTTCGGGCCAGATTTCGGTCGAAGATGGTGTCGAGGGTGGTTCGACCAACCTTGTAGCACTCGGCATCACCGACACGCTCGAAAATGCGCGCTCGATCAGCATCTCGTCGCAGGAAGCCGCAGGCGACGCGCTTGCCACAATCGACGCAGCTTTGGACAAGGTCACCGCCGGCCGTGGTGATCTCGGTGCGGTTCAGAACCGCCTGCAATCGACGGTCAACAACCTCACCACCACGGCCACTAACCTGACCGACGCACGCAGCCGTATCGAGGACACGGATTTCTCGACCGAGACGACCGCACTCGCCAAGGCGCAGATCCTGAGCCAGGCGTCGACCGCGATGCTGGCGCAGGCCAATCAGTCGCAGCAGGGTGTGATGTCGCTCCTGCGTTAA
- a CDS encoding NAD-dependent epimerase/dehydratase family protein codes for MPAPILVTGVAGFVGHATAHRLLDRGERVIGVDIVNDYYDVALKEARLATFADREGFDFHRIDIADAGAMAALVRDHGVTRVVHLAAQAGVRYSIDNPFAYEHSNLAGHLSVMEACRHASGFQHLVYASSSSVYGERPMGDAGFSEDEAADDPVSLYAATKRACELMSQSYARLYRFPQTGLRFFTVYGPWGRPDMAYFTFSRKIMAGEPIEVFGEGRMARDFTYIDDIVDGIIGALDHPPAPGGHRVLNIGDSHPVGLMEMIETLERAIGREAIKVMRPMQPGDVTATFADVSRLHALTGYQPKVMLAEGLARFADWYHDFYRTGARS; via the coding sequence ATGCCGGCGCCGATCCTTGTCACGGGGGTTGCGGGCTTTGTCGGCCATGCGACCGCCCACCGGCTGCTTGACCGCGGCGAACGGGTGATCGGCGTCGATATCGTCAACGACTATTATGATGTCGCGCTGAAGGAAGCACGGCTTGCGACCTTTGCGGATCGGGAGGGCTTCGACTTTCACCGGATCGACATTGCCGACGCCGGCGCGATGGCGGCGCTGGTCCGGGATCATGGAGTCACCCGCGTCGTCCACCTCGCCGCACAGGCGGGTGTGCGGTACAGCATCGACAACCCCTTCGCCTATGAACACTCCAACCTGGCCGGTCACCTGTCGGTGATGGAGGCATGCCGCCATGCCAGCGGCTTCCAGCACCTCGTCTACGCCTCTTCCAGCTCCGTATATGGTGAGCGGCCGATGGGCGATGCGGGCTTTAGCGAGGATGAGGCAGCGGACGATCCCGTCTCGCTTTATGCCGCGACCAAGCGCGCATGTGAGTTGATGAGCCAGTCCTATGCGCGGCTCTATCGTTTTCCACAGACCGGGCTGCGCTTTTTTACTGTCTATGGCCCGTGGGGCCGGCCCGACATGGCCTATTTCACCTTTTCCCGAAAAATCATGGCGGGTGAGCCAATCGAGGTTTTCGGCGAAGGCCGGATGGCGCGAGACTTTACTTATATAGACGACATCGTCGACGGCATCATCGGCGCGCTCGACCATCCGCCCGCCCCCGGCGGTCACCGGGTGCTGAATATCGGCGACAGCCATCCCGTCGGCCTGATGGAAATGATCGAAACGCTGGAACGCGCGATCGGGCGCGAGGCAATCAAGGTCATGCGCCCGATGCAGCCCGGCGACGTCACCGCCACCTTTGCCGACGTGTCGCGGCTGCACGCGCTGACCGGATACCAGCCAAAGGTCATGCTGGCAGAGGGGCTGGCCCGCTTTGCCGATTGGTATCACGACTTTTACCGAACCGGCGCACGCAGCTGA
- the galU gene encoding UTP--glucose-1-phosphate uridylyltransferase GalU: MTIKRVRKAVFPVAGLGTRFLPATKAMPKEMLTVVDKPLIQYAVEEALEAGIEQIIFVTGRGKGALEDHFDVSYELEATMKARGKSMAVIEGIRQKPGSPVYVRQQEPLGLGHAVWCAREIVGDEPFAVLLPDELMVGGFMRQMVEAYDKVGGNVIGALEVPDSETDKYGIISPGAVDGRLTEVKALVEKPKGKAPSNLMIPGRYILQPEVMQILDKQEPGAGGEIQLTDAMAKLIGNQPFHGFTFDGQRYDCGDKAGWLTANIALGLAREDLKGPVQAFIDALN, encoded by the coding sequence ATGACGATCAAGCGCGTCCGCAAGGCGGTGTTCCCCGTTGCTGGTCTTGGAACCCGGTTCCTGCCCGCGACCAAGGCAATGCCAAAGGAAATGCTGACGGTCGTCGACAAGCCCCTCATCCAATATGCGGTCGAGGAAGCGCTTGAGGCGGGGATCGAACAGATCATCTTCGTCACCGGCCGCGGCAAGGGCGCGCTGGAGGATCATTTCGACGTCTCCTACGAACTTGAAGCCACGATGAAGGCGCGCGGCAAGTCCATGGCCGTGATCGAAGGGATCCGGCAAAAGCCCGGCTCGCCCGTCTATGTCCGCCAGCAGGAACCGCTGGGCCTTGGCCATGCGGTGTGGTGTGCGCGTGAAATCGTGGGCGACGAGCCGTTTGCGGTGCTGCTGCCCGACGAGCTGATGGTCGGCGGGTTCATGCGCCAGATGGTCGAGGCGTATGACAAGGTTGGCGGCAACGTCATCGGCGCACTGGAAGTGCCCGACAGCGAAACCGACAAATATGGCATCATCTCTCCCGGTGCGGTCGATGGCCGTCTGACCGAGGTAAAGGCGCTGGTTGAAAAGCCAAAGGGCAAGGCGCCGTCGAACCTGATGATTCCCGGTCGCTACATCCTTCAGCCGGAAGTGATGCAGATCCTGGACAAGCAGGAACCCGGTGCGGGCGGCGAAATCCAGCTGACCGACGCCATGGCAAAGCTGATCGGCAACCAGCCCTTCCACGGCTTTACATTTGACGGGCAGCGTTACGATTGCGGTGACAAGGCCGGCTGGCTGACCGCCAACATCGCGCTTGGCCTTGCGCGCGAAGACCTGAAGGGGCCGGTGCAGGCATTCATCGATGCGCTGAACTGA
- a CDS encoding sulfite exporter TauE/SafE family protein has product MEWLNVLAGLLVGIIVGITGVGGGSLMSPLLILMFGVAPATAIGTDLWFAAITKSVGGYIHHRHASVDMSVVRLLALGSIPAALLVGLWLWYSGIGRVDSPMLGVSLGIVLILTSISTLCRRRLANYVQLLPIRSNPGFPAMKRAATVLAGALLGVMVTMTSVGAGALGAIMLMALYPRRLSLRRLVGTDIAHAVPIAFVGGIIHLLIGTVDLGLLGLLLLGSVPGIALGAKLATMVPERIVQPVLAAVLLIAGLKLAL; this is encoded by the coding sequence ATGGAATGGCTGAACGTCCTGGCCGGGCTGCTGGTCGGGATCATCGTGGGCATCACCGGCGTCGGCGGCGGCTCGCTGATGTCGCCGCTGTTGATCCTGATGTTCGGTGTCGCGCCCGCGACGGCGATCGGCACCGATCTGTGGTTCGCGGCGATCACCAAAAGCGTCGGCGGCTATATCCACCATCGCCATGCCAGCGTTGACATGAGCGTCGTGCGGCTGCTGGCGCTGGGAAGTATCCCGGCCGCGCTGCTGGTCGGCCTGTGGCTATGGTATTCGGGGATCGGGCGCGTCGACTCGCCCATGCTGGGCGTCAGCCTTGGCATCGTGCTGATCCTGACGTCGATATCCACGCTGTGCCGCAGACGATTGGCCAATTACGTCCAGTTACTCCCGATCCGCTCGAACCCCGGCTTCCCGGCCATGAAGCGTGCGGCGACGGTATTGGCCGGGGCGCTGCTGGGCGTGATGGTAACAATGACGTCGGTTGGTGCTGGCGCACTGGGTGCGATCATGTTGATGGCGCTGTATCCCCGCCGCCTGTCGCTGCGGCGGCTGGTCGGCACCGACATTGCCCATGCGGTGCCGATCGCCTTTGTCGGCGGTATCATCCACCTGCTGATCGGCACGGTCGACTTGGGCCTGCTGGGCCTGTTGCTGCTGGGGTCGGTGCCGGGCATCGCGCTGGGCGCCAAACTGGCCACCATGGTGCCGGAACGCATCGTTCAGCCGGTGCTGGCCGCCGTGCTGCTGATCGCGGGACTGAAATTGGCGCTTTAG
- a CDS encoding sigma-54 interaction domain-containing protein, producing MTTIIPSPAVQRDHYLLLSVLRSQGLEIAATDATPRPGDRLLVTAGEATPAPARTMVVAKGRQIARPFIDGAPAMVGFDDADPAIGAGFASAMLRDSDAVVAADPESLALLALAERIGRSDITVLINGPTGTGKEVMARAIHRASDRRDGPFVAINCAALPETMLEAMLFGHTKGSFTGASSGGQGFFRAANGGTLLLDEIAEMPLALQAKLLRALQEREVVPIGATEPEKIDVRIIACANRDLQDEVAAGRFRADLYYRLSVFPLTTRALAERKADLPALATAMIARHAGGRAQLPWLSREALDQLEAHDWPGNVRELENVIQRALLLSTGERIEGSDIIFDRPSAPRAVANEDAGGRLSNIVQMHEFQAIRETLAACNGSRVETARRLGISERTLRYRLARLREQGETISDQRASA from the coding sequence ATGACGACGATCATCCCGTCGCCTGCAGTGCAGCGCGATCACTATCTCCTGCTGTCCGTGCTGCGGTCGCAGGGGCTGGAAATCGCCGCCACCGACGCCACGCCGCGTCCGGGCGACCGGTTGCTGGTGACCGCAGGCGAAGCAACGCCGGCGCCGGCCCGGACGATGGTCGTTGCCAAGGGGCGGCAGATCGCCCGCCCGTTCATCGACGGTGCCCCCGCGATGGTCGGTTTCGACGATGCCGATCCCGCGATCGGCGCAGGTTTCGCCAGCGCGATGCTGCGCGATAGCGATGCGGTGGTCGCCGCCGATCCCGAGAGCCTGGCGCTGCTGGCGCTTGCCGAGCGAATCGGCCGGTCCGACATCACCGTGCTGATCAACGGCCCGACCGGCACGGGCAAGGAAGTGATGGCGCGCGCCATCCACCGCGCGTCCGACCGGCGTGACGGCCCCTTTGTCGCGATCAACTGCGCCGCGCTTCCCGAAACCATGCTGGAAGCGATGCTGTTCGGCCATACCAAGGGTTCGTTCACCGGCGCATCGTCGGGCGGCCAGGGTTTTTTCCGTGCGGCGAATGGCGGCACATTGCTGCTCGACGAAATCGCCGAAATGCCGCTGGCGCTTCAGGCCAAGCTGCTCCGCGCGCTTCAGGAACGCGAAGTCGTGCCGATCGGCGCGACCGAGCCGGAAAAGATCGACGTGCGAATCATCGCCTGCGCCAATCGCGACCTTCAGGACGAAGTGGCGGCGGGCCGGTTCCGTGCCGACCTCTACTATCGCCTGTCGGTTTTCCCGCTGACGACGCGCGCACTGGCGGAGCGCAAGGCCGATCTGCCGGCGCTGGCGACCGCGATGATCGCGCGTCATGCCGGCGGCCGTGCCCAGCTTCCCTGGCTGTCGCGTGAGGCGCTGGACCAGCTTGAGGCGCATGACTGGCCGGGCAATGTGCGTGAACTGGAAAATGTGATCCAGCGCGCGCTGCTGCTGTCGACCGGCGAGCGGATTGAAGGGTCCGACATCATTTTCGACCGCCCCAGCGCCCCGCGCGCGGTGGCCAATGAAGATGCTGGCGGGCGCCTGTCCAACATCGTCCAGATGCACGAATTTCAGGCGATCCGCGAAACGCTGGCCGCGTGCAACGGCAGCCGGGTCGAAACCGCGCGGCGGCTGGGCATTTCCGAACGCACCCTGCGCTATCGCCTGGCGCGACTGCGCGAACAGGGTGAGACGATCTCCGATCAGAGGGCTTCGGCATGA
- a CDS encoding glycosyltransferase: protein MQHPTVDCVMSAGATHRPGATPELSVIIPTFNERGNVRAMTEALERALSGIRFEMVFVDDDSTDGTRDILAELADTRGNLRVIHRVGRRGLATAVTEGMLSTTSPYLAVIDADLQHDERVLPEMLALLKSNEADLVVGSRYTAGGGIGDWDAGRARVSTAATRLARLITCADLTDPMSGFFAISRPAFYSAVRNLSGQGYKILLDIAASTRQPLRIREVAYHFRARQTGESKLDALIVWEYLLLLADKLVGHIVPARFLSFMFIGGLGVFVHMGVLSIVLALGVSPFMWAQATATATAMIFNFFVNNTLTYRDRRLRGFFRVSRGLATFMLVCSVGAIANVGIADYMFSDFHYNWFSAGLAGIAVGVVWNYAATSVFTWRSR, encoded by the coding sequence ATGCAACATCCGACCGTAGATTGCGTCATGAGCGCCGGGGCAACGCACCGCCCCGGCGCCACGCCCGAATTGTCGGTCATCATCCCCACCTTCAACGAACGCGGCAATGTCCGCGCAATGACAGAGGCGCTGGAACGCGCGCTGTCGGGTATCCGGTTCGAGATGGTTTTCGTCGATGACGATTCGACCGACGGCACGCGCGACATCTTGGCCGAACTGGCCGACACGCGCGGCAATCTGCGCGTCATTCACCGTGTCGGGCGGCGCGGTCTGGCGACCGCCGTCACCGAAGGGATGTTGAGCACGACCTCACCCTATCTCGCCGTGATCGACGCGGACCTTCAGCATGACGAACGGGTGCTGCCCGAAATGCTGGCCTTGCTGAAAAGCAACGAGGCGGATCTGGTGGTCGGATCGCGTTATACCGCAGGAGGCGGCATCGGCGACTGGGATGCGGGCCGCGCGCGGGTCAGCACGGCGGCCACCCGGCTGGCGCGGCTGATCACCTGCGCCGATCTGACCGACCCGATGAGCGGCTTCTTCGCGATTTCCAGACCCGCCTTTTACAGCGCGGTGCGCAACCTGTCGGGACAGGGTTACAAGATCCTGCTCGACATCGCCGCATCGACGCGACAGCCGCTGCGCATTCGCGAAGTCGCCTATCATTTTCGCGCCAGGCAGACGGGCGAGAGCAAACTAGATGCGCTGATCGTCTGGGAATATCTGCTGCTGCTGGCGGACAAGCTGGTTGGGCATATCGTGCCCGCACGCTTTCTGTCGTTCATGTTCATCGGCGGGCTGGGCGTGTTCGTTCATATGGGCGTGCTCAGCATCGTGCTGGCACTGGGAGTGTCGCCGTTCATGTGGGCGCAGGCCACGGCGACCGCGACCGCGATGATCTTCAACTTTTTCGTCAACAACACCCTCACCTATCGCGACCGGCGCCTGCGTGGCTTTTTCCGGGTCTCGCGCGGGCTGGCGACGTTCATGCTGGTGTGTTCGGTGGGCGCGATCGCCAATGTCGGCATCGCGGATTATATGTTCAGCGACTTCCATTATAACTGGTTTTCAGCAGGGCTGGCCGGGATCGCCGTCGGGGTTGTCTGGAACTATGCGGCCACTTCGGTCTTTACGTGGCGATCAAGGTGA
- a CDS encoding UDP-glucose/GDP-mannose dehydrogenase family protein, which yields MRIRMVGSGYVGLVSGACFADFGHDVICVDKDQSKIDALHAGRMPIYEPGLDELVARNVAAGRLRFSTDLAESVKDADAVFIAVGTPTRRGDGHADLSYVYAAARELAGAITGFTVIVDKSTVPVGTGDEVERIIRETNPDADFAVVSNPEFLREGAAIDDFKRPDRVVVGGDDERAMEVMRQIYRPLTLNRSLVIEMSRRAAELTKYAGNAFLATKITFINEIADLCEKVGADVKEVSRGIGLDNRIGPKFLHAGPGYGGSCFPKDTLALLKTAQDHDAPQRIVEAVVTVNDNRKRAMGRKVIAAMGGDVRGKTVAILGLTFKPNTDDMRDSPAIAVIQTLQDAGALIRAFDPEGTEQAKKVLDNVEYCEGPYQAMEGADAVVIVTEWDAFRALDLNRVKSLLSTPVMVDLRNIYPRESVEAAGFTYHAVGR from the coding sequence ATGCGGATCAGGATGGTTGGCTCGGGCTATGTCGGGCTGGTCTCGGGCGCGTGCTTTGCGGATTTCGGACATGACGTGATCTGCGTGGACAAGGACCAGTCCAAGATCGACGCGCTGCATGCGGGCCGGATGCCGATTTACGAACCGGGGCTGGACGAACTGGTTGCACGCAATGTCGCGGCGGGTCGCTTGCGCTTCAGCACCGACCTGGCCGAAAGCGTGAAGGATGCCGATGCGGTGTTCATCGCGGTCGGCACGCCGACGCGGCGCGGCGATGGCCATGCCGATCTCAGCTACGTCTATGCCGCTGCCCGGGAGTTGGCGGGCGCGATCACGGGGTTCACGGTCATCGTCGACAAATCGACCGTGCCCGTCGGCACTGGCGACGAGGTTGAGCGCATTATACGCGAAACCAATCCCGATGCCGATTTTGCCGTGGTGTCCAATCCCGAATTCCTGCGCGAAGGCGCCGCGATCGACGATTTCAAACGGCCCGACCGCGTGGTCGTGGGCGGCGACGACGAACGCGCAATGGAAGTCATGCGCCAGATCTATCGCCCGCTGACGCTGAACCGCTCACTGGTTATCGAAATGAGCCGGCGCGCGGCCGAGCTGACTAAATATGCCGGCAACGCATTTTTGGCGACCAAGATCACCTTCATCAACGAAATCGCCGATCTGTGCGAAAAGGTTGGCGCAGACGTGAAGGAAGTGTCGCGCGGCATCGGACTGGACAACCGCATCGGGCCGAAATTCTTGCACGCCGGTCCCGGCTATGGCGGGTCGTGTTTCCCGAAGGATACATTGGCGTTGCTGAAAACGGCACAGGACCATGATGCTCCGCAACGGATTGTCGAGGCGGTGGTCACGGTCAACGACAACCGCAAGCGTGCGATGGGCCGCAAGGTCATCGCCGCAATGGGCGGCGACGTGCGCGGCAAGACCGTTGCGATTCTGGGCCTGACGTTCAAGCCCAATACCGACGACATGCGCGACAGCCCGGCCATCGCCGTCATCCAGACGCTGCAGGACGCCGGCGCCCTCATCCGCGCCTTCGATCCCGAAGGGACCGAACAGGCGAAGAAGGTGCTCGACAATGTCGAATATTGCGAGGGGCCGTATCAGGCGATGGAGGGGGCCGATGCGGTCGTCATCGTCACCGAATGGGACGCGTTCCGCGCGCTGGACCTGAACCGGGTCAAATCGCTGTTGAGCACACCGGTCATGGTCGACCTTCGCAACATCTATCCGCGTGAATCGGTTGAGGCCGCGGGCTTTACCTATCACGCGGTGGGCCGCTGA